A region of the Salmo trutta chromosome 40, fSalTru1.1, whole genome shotgun sequence genome:
GCACACACATccgtgtgtgggtgggtgtgtgtgtcctgaGTCAGTGGGCAATGCAGCCCGAGGCTTCCTCTCCTCATAGTGGAGTGTTCTCTCCCACATTCTGCCTGTGGAGTGACTTTACTCCCCACTTAATCCACATACAGTCACAGTGGGTCAGCTCAGCACTGCACTGGGCTGAGgacacgcacggacacacacatgcacacgcacggcCGGacgacacacacgcatgcactgaCGTATGCAGGGACTCATGGGCATGCACGCACTCACCCACATGCACGGAAACCaacttccacacacacacgcacgcacgcacgcacgcacgcacacacacacacacacacacacacactagccagACGGTCTACTGACACCTTCTTCAAGCGCTCCTCACCGCACACCTAGTGCTCTACTTAGAAGTCATGTTTCTCTGCTGCAGAAACCCAAAACCATCCACCAGCAACACTAATACACTGTAAAATGAGATTAGGAGTTATGGGAATAACAAACGGGTTTTAACCCAAAGTTACAAAGTAAAGGCATGActgcacaaagagagagagagagagagagagagagagagagagagagagagagagagagaagtgggagaaaatgagggagagagatacagaagttggagaaaatgagggagagagatacagaagtGGAagaaaatgagggagagagatacagaagtgggagaaaatgagggagagagatacagaagtgggagaaaatgagggagagatatacagaagtgggagaaaatgagggagagatatacagaagtgggagaaaatgagggagagatatacagaagtgggagaaaatgagggagagatatacagaagtgggagaaaatgagggagagatagggggaaggattaagtgtgtgtgtgtcatgaggtaagggaggagggagggataccACTTCCATCCAGCAGCCAGCAGGTGTATGTAGCGATGTCACACTGGGTGTCATAATGAGTTGAGGTAACATCTGAGTTTGGTGGGAACTCATCTTGTTTATTATTGTGCCGAGGATGGCTAATCCCCTGTTAGGGTGAAATGGATTAGTGCCATGTTCACTGTGATAGACTTTTCTATCACAACTTGTTCTGAATATGACAATACTGTATTATAAATGTGTACTAGACAATGCAATACTACTTGAAATTGTGCCTATGCAAAGAGAAATGTGCAGATGCCCCATCAGCCACCAATATAGGAGACAATCtgtagtagaatagaatagaacataatagaatacCTCCAGATATGGCACGATTTTACACGTGAAATCTCCCAGTAGCCAGGACTTAGTCAATTCATGGAAAATGACAAGGGGCAGACAAAAGAAGACCACTACAAAATCCCAGATGGCCAGGTTAGCTATGAGAGAGTTGGAGATGCTCTTCATATAGTAGTTCTGACACACGATGCACAGTATGGCTATGTTCCCTGCTATCCCAGCGAGGAAAATGACGGCAGAAACGCCCGTGATAGCATAAGCTCCAAAGGTTTCACTTGTCACTGGGTAAAATGGGTTTTTGATTTCGCTTCCAAAATCTGCTGTGTTGGGAGGGGTCATTGGAGTGGCATCCCACGGGTTTTCCTCCCGGTAAGTAAACATCTCGTTTCTCCTGGTGAAGAAGTCCAGGGGTAGGTCGGTAGAGGTGAGAGCTAGGGGCTTAGGTATTGGTTcccatggagagagaggggggtccaGCCCGCCCACTGCGCTGTGCGCCTGAGATAAAGCCATTGAGCTTTTGTTCAAcacttttctccccctctccctcttaaACGCCTTCTTCTGCTCCTCTTTTGTGCCTCTCTTGCGTCTGTCGCTGTCCAGTTGTCCCCCGCTGTCCAGTTGTCCCCCGCGCTGCTGGCCCATTGCTGGGGGCTTAGTGATATTGTATCTACCTGCCGTCCCCATGGCAGCGGCTGCGCCAATCTCCCTATTCAACTTTCTCCTCTTGTGGCGGCTCACCAGGTCCCTATGTGGGGTCGCAGAGTAATCCCCCAGTGTTAGTGTTCTGTTGGATTGGTGTTGTTTTAATCCTACATGCCTATGTTTTGTTTCATCCGCAATTACGCGCGTCCTTCTCACAGAAGTAGAATGAATCTTTTCAATCCATGTTTGAATATTCTGTTTGGAGTAGGACGTACCTGTAGCGTGTCCCCCGGGGCGAGTGCTGTTGTAAACTGTGATTTGGGGACCTTCTCTGATGGCTGTGTGAGCGGTCCTGTGTGTTGCTGTGGCGTTAAGCCCATAATAACCCCCCGCTGTTTCTCTAGTTCGCATGTCGCCATTCTTTCTGAGAGATAAGACATGTGCATTCCCCAACAACACACACAGCGTCCTCAGCATCAGAGTCCGCATGGTCCAGATCATAGCGCAGGCAGAGATATCCTCCTCAGAAAGCCATCGTTATCTCGGTGAAGAGAATAAGCCCCCGTTCAGTCtacacccataatgacaaaaattACACTAAACTTAAACACTCAATGTAGATCCCAGACATCTTATAATGTTTGTAAACTTTTAGCTCATATCTAAATTCGGCGCACTGGGTTTGGTCTCCGCCGTGCTGTTGTTCTGTGCAAGCCAGCCGCCACCTCCTGTGAGATGTATTTTGTCAAGCAGAAAGCGCCATGCCTTACCGAACTAGATATCCCTGCAAGGTCCTCATGGCACAAAATGCCGCTAGCAAACTCATATTACAGCGACAATATGGTCACATGCATCTCATCTCCATAAACAGCAGATCACCGGACTTTCCCTTGTGAGCCGAACAGGCTGCACTGGCTGTGGTTGGGTCGGGCTGAGAGTCTCACAGACTGTGCGGCGCTGATGCTGTGTGCTGCTGTGTGTTTGTTACACAGCTGCGagctgagagagaagagaggcgcGGCTCTGGCTGGCTCTCTCTGTCCACTCCGTGGAGCACAGAAGTGAGCTGGGTGTCTCGGGGAGGACTGTGGAGGAAAATGGACTCCCCTGGCGGCTAACCCTGATCTGTCAAACCGCATCTATCAGATCCTGCCTCCTGACTACCGCCGCTGGCAGCCAACCACGCCCGATGACGCGCACTCGATAAATATATTATCATCATAATTACACATAGCAATATCGGCGTATACTGACACCACCACCTCTTTCTCCATGGTTTAACATAATATTTTGGGTTGAAACTATTCTGATGTCTATTTGTTCGATATCAGTTATTGTGCAAAACAtctgcagtagcctacagggtatgTATAcacatcccagctagcacataaagTTCgacaaccatatgtttcttagagcttggtgagagggtggttgtcctatggttgttttgcatacaacctttctgggaatggtgtcaaatagttgcttggctttggaacattctcagtacatttaaggaacttgacaaaaaaaaagaaGGTTTTCTTGATATTTCATAACGTTAACAGactgtttcctaaaagttcaaatatgataatgttctaggaacgttctccaactggaatgttctcaaattgttccaagaacctcaagaaacaacgttcttctgtctAAATTTCAGTACTTCTGCATAACGTTTCATACAGATATTCAAATGGttttatttaaagtcatgttctcaaatcgTTCCCGAGATctttaagaaaactttccatcaaaattcaaaaaaactttactaacgttctaagaatgttatttaaaaagcATACAGTCTGTCCTCAAATGTTAAGAGTTATATGGACAATGTTCAGAGAACGCTCTAAGAATGTAGTTTAAAAAACATATgcattccgttctcagcatcaacaaaactatcttgttaagtgtgtccAAGTGTGTTGGCCGAGCCCACTAATTGGCCAtgcctgatcttaatgagtgtgtgttttctttgaaatggggtctgtttgaatagactaaaatgaacagtttTGTATGCGTAAAAACATTGCATGCTAGCTCCATCTTGGTGACGCAGTgcactaattccatggatagacaACAGAAGCTTATAGGTTAAAATCTCACTGATGCCGTGTAACAATAAAaaccaaatgtgtttgcatgattaatgcctaagtaTATACATTTCTATGTGTCTTATCTGTGCTTGGAATTCAAAAAAGTTAACCTAAGCTACCAGTGTTATtaaaacattcagtgaaagtttaaaagaaagttattcaaaaacctctAAATAACCTATATTTTTCTGTTCTCAGAGCGTTTTTAAAACCTCTCAGGAAAACTTGAAAGGAAACAGaataaaacgttctcagaacctccctgcaacctaaaaataaacattcccagaacaggcgaaatgttcacttctgttctcagaatgtttaaaGAACTTTTCATTTTACTAGTCAGGGGAAGCCAAATGTGAAACCAAtttgaaaccaaaaacatatgttcccacaacttccaaggaaccaaatgtgcaaGCTGGGATGTATACACAATTAATAGGAGACCATGATTTGTGTGCACTGCcataccatgcatatgcataggCCTAATAGGATATGTATCATCCCTTAAAAAGTAATACTATGAGGACGAGTCATTAAATTATTTTGTCTGTGTTCATATTGGTAACCGTTTTTTAGCACATCCCCTAGCTGTCTTTTTAGTTAGAGAACAGACTTGTTTGACAAGAGTTCTGACTCTGGGCTGACAC
Encoded here:
- the LOC115180299 gene encoding prosaposin receptor GPR37-like isoform X1, with protein sequence MIWTMRTLMLRTLCVLLGNAHVLSLRKNGDMRTRETAGGYYGLNATATHRTAHTAIREGPQITVYNSTRPGGHATGTSYSKQNIQTWIEKIHSTSVRRTRVIADETKHRHVGLKQHQSNRTLTLGDYSATPHRDLVSRHKRRKLNREIGAAAAMGTAGRYNITKPPAMGQQRGGQLDSGGQLDSDRRKRGTKEEQKKAFKRERGRKVLNKSSMALSQAHSAVGGLDPPLSPWEPIPKPLALTSTDLPLDFFTRRNEMFTYREENPWDATPMTPPNTADFGSEIKNPFYPVTSETFGAYAITGVSAVIFLAGIAGNIAILCIVCQNYYMKSISNSLIANLAIWDFVVVFFCLPLVIFHELTKSWLLGDFTCKIVPYLEVASLGVTTFTLCALCIDRFRAATNVQMYYEMIENCTSTTAKLAVIWIGALLLALPELLIRQLVTEDPALPDDPPTERCVVRISTSLPDTLYILGLTYEGARLWWCFGCYFCLPTLFTIGCSLVTARKIRRAEQACVRGNKKQIRLESQMNCTVVALAIVYGACVVPENICNIVSAYMAAGVPERTMAVLHLLSQLLLFCRAAVTPVLLLLLCRPLGRAFLDCCCCCCCNHAHSSGTASDDNEHECTTELELSPFSTIRRELSNYTPAGSNC